From the Silurus meridionalis isolate SWU-2019-XX chromosome 5, ASM1480568v1, whole genome shotgun sequence genome, one window contains:
- the trmt112 gene encoding multifunctional methyltransferase subunit TRM112-like protein codes for MKLLTHNMLTSHVKGVTNGYPLLIKATEVKVNEVEFNPQFVSRMIPKLEWSALVSAAEGLGYLQDLPSTLVSNYEKDEDFLRKVHKVLLEVEVIEGTLQCPESGREFPISRGVPNMLLNEDES; via the exons atgaaattgTTAACGCATAACATGTTGACGTCGCATGTGAAAGGAGTAACTAATGGATATCCGCTTCTGATCAAG GCGACAGAGGTCAAAGTAAATGAAGTTGAGTTCAACCCTCAGTTTGTGAGCCGAATGATACCAAAGCTGGAGTGGAGTGCTTTagtcagtgcagcagaaggG TTGGGATACCTGCAGGACTTACCCAGCACACTTGTATCAAACTATGAGAAAGATGAAGACTTTTTACGCAAAGTGCACAAAGTCCTACTGGAG GTGGAGGTGATAGAGGGGACTCTGCAATGCCCTGAGTCTGGCCGAGAATTTCCCATCTCAAGAGGAGTCCCAAACATGCTCCTTAATGAAGACGAGTCGTAA
- the tgfb5 gene encoding transforming growth factor beta-2 proprotein, whose product MWFINIALLILKLSVSAEGFSTCQSYDLDDHKSKRIEAVRGQILSKLRIRSPPDSAAPPQPESVPFEVMLLYNSTKDLLKERARHAECERESSEEDYYAKEVQRVDMLPQRPDPNAINTVPQSPYFRVVKFDVTNVDRNSSTLVKAEFRIYRVQNTHARATDQRVEIYQILKSDDITGSTHRYIDSRIVQPRAKGAWLSVDVTETVKEWMAYKEKNLGLMLSVHCPCCTFVPSTNNIMPNKSEELEARFAGVDDDLNRPNRRPGLTKGQIEFSTKTPHLILTLLPTDRLENPNKKNRKKRAAADATTCSRNADQGCCLRSLYIDFRRDLNWKWIHEPKGYKANFCAGNCPYLWSADNHYNMILPLYNKMNPEASASPCCVPQDLEPLTIVYFLGRTPRVEQLSNMVVKSCKCR is encoded by the exons atgtgGTTCATCAATATCGCGCTGCTTATCCTAAAGTTATCCGTGTCGGCTGAGGGCTTTTCGACGTGCCAGTCTTACGACTTGGACGATCACAAGTCCAAGAGGATAGAGGCAGTGCGCGGACAGATCCTGAGCAAACTGCGTATCCGATCTCCACCAGATTCCGCAGCTCCCCCGCAGCCCGAATCGGTGCCTTTCGAGGTCATGCTGCTTTATAACAGCACCAAGGACCTGCTGAAGGAGCGCGCGCGCCATGCCGAGTGCGAGCGCGAGAGCAGCGAGGAAGATTACTACGCTAAAGAGGTGCAGCGAGTGGACATGCTGCCTCAGCGCCCCGACCCCA ATGCCATAAACACGGTGCCTCAGAGTCCATACTTCAGAGTGGTGAAGTTTGACGTCACCAATGTAGACAGAAATTCTAGCACACTTGTCAAGGCAGAGTTCCGCATATACAGGGTGCAGAACACGCATGCACGAGCCACGGATCAGCGAGTCGAAATATACCAG ATTCTGAAATCTGATGATATTACAGGTTCCACTCATAGGTATATAGATTCCAGAATCGTACAGCCACGAGCCAAGGGGGCATGGCTGTCGGTTGACGTCACAGAGACTGTGAAAGAGTGGATGGCTTATAAAG AGAAGAACTTGGGCCTGATGCTTAGTGTTCATTGTCCATGCTGCACATTTGTCCCATCCACAAATAATATTATGCCCAACAAGAGTGAGGAGTTGGAAGCTCGATTTGCAG GTGTAGATGATGACCTGAATCGCCCTAACCGCAGGCCAGGTCTGACTAAAGGCCAGATAGAGTTCAGTACTAAAACACCACACCTCATACTGACCCTGCTGCCCACAGATCGTTTGGAGAACCCCAACAAAAAGAACCGCAAGAAGAGGGCAGCCGCTGATGCTACAACATGCTCCAG GAATGCAGATCAAGGCTGTTGTTTAAGGTCTCTGTACATTGACTTCCGTCGGGACCTAAACTGGAAATGGATCCATGAACCGAAAGGATACAAAGCTAATTTTTGTGCTGGCAATTGCCCGTATTTGTGGAGTGCAGACAATCATTATAATATG ATTTTGCCACTTTATAACAAAATGAATCCCGAGGCATCTGCATCCCCCTGCTGTGTGCCCCAGGACCTGGAGCCTCTCACTATCGTTTATTTCCTTGGTCGGACTCCACGGGTGGAGCAGCTCTCAAACATGGTGGTCAAATCCTGCAAATGCCGCTGA